The region TGTCGGGTCCCGGCAGGAAGGGAAGGAACCTCAGGGGAAGGTGCTTTGCGGTGATTCGGGCCTCCAGTCCGGCGGCAAGACCGGCGTCGGCGTAGCGGAACCGGCCCTCGGTGGCCACGCTGTTCTGGTTGCGCCGGAGCTGAATGCCCTCCCACCGGAAGGACTTCGAATCCCAGGCCACGCGGCCGGGAGCCGTCAGGTCGAAGGGACGTCCCTCCAGCTCCATTCGCAGCGTGTCCACGCGAAGGTCGCCGTGGTCGCCGTCGAGGAGGCCGACGGCGGTGGCTTGCACCGCGCGGCCGGCGCCAAAGCCCGTGCGGAGGTTCATTCGGGAGACCCCTCCCGCCTCGGCGAAGGTGAGCGTTCCGTCCCCCAGCACCGTCCCGTCCCGCGCGAGTTCCCTCCAATCCGCGGACACCTTCTTCTCCCCGGGCCCCCACACGCCGCGGATTTCCGCGCTCCCGGCGTCGAACCCCCACGCGGAGAAAGGCCGGAGGTGAATTCTCCCGGCCACCGAGGGGGCCTCGATCTCCCCCTGGAGAGTCCCCTCCGCTTCGGCCATTCCGGCGAGCTCCACGTTCCAGAGGTTTCCCCACCTGCCCAGGGGGGCCTCGCGGACTCGAACCTCCAGGTCCAGGCGCCCCGCCGGTCCCACCGAACCCTTCAAGCCGATGCTCCCGAGCGAGGTGAGGGATTCGGCGGGGGAAAGGCGGAAGACTTCCCAGTCCGTGACCTCCACTTCGGACCGGAAGGGACCCAGGCTCACGCCCGACCAGGAGGACGAGGAGGATTCGAGAAGGATGCGGCCCCGTTCCAGTGAGGCGCCCTCGAAGCGGGCGGAGAAGTTCCACGGACCCTCTCCCGGAAGCCCCCACGTGGCGGGAGCCACCGATCGGCAAGTCACCCACCACGCAGCCGGCGCCTCCGGGGAGAGGGAGAGGGTGCCCGAATAGGCGCCGCCGGATGCGTCATCGGCTTCGGCCTCGAGGTGAAACGACTCTCCCCGCCAGGTGAGTTCCAGGCGTTCCGCCCGCAGGGGGTCCCCGGGAAGGCGAAGGGGAGGGGGCAGCTCCGGGAGGAGATCCAGGCGGCCTAGGATTTCGGGCAGGACGGCGGCATCGCCCGACAGGCCCAGGCGGAAGAGGTCCTCCTTTCCGTCCCAAGCAAGGCGAAAAGCCCCCCTCCCGGTCAAGGGACTCGATGCCGTCCCTTCCAAGTCGGCCTTCGAGAATCCGCCGCGGCCCTGCAGATTTGCCGAGGACACGGGGAATCCCCACACCGAGGAAGGCCCCAGGGCGGCCTGTGCGGTCCAGGAAGTTTCCCCCGTCTCAGGAAGGCGGGCTTGAAAACGAACGGATCCGGAAAGGTTGGCCACGCGGTCGGGGGGAGTGGTCCAGAAGGGGGCCAGGGAGAAGGATGGGCTCTCGACCTCTCCCTCCAGGACCCATGCGCCTTCCGAAAGGTGCGCCGAGCCCTTCGAACGAAGGACCCCCAGTGCCGGTTCGCTCAGGTCGGACACCCATCGCCAGCCTCCCTCCTTCAGGGAAAGGGAGAGATTGCCAGTGGGGCGAAAATCCGGGGCGCTCGGACTCCAGAAAGGCCATTCGCTCAGGGCGAAGGGCGACACGGTGGCGTTCAGGGCCAGCTCCGGGAGGGACGTGGCGAGGTCAGCGGCGGACCCGGTGACGAAGGCCGACGAGGCCGGGGTTCTGAGACGGAGGGCCCCCTTGAGGCCGTCGGGAGGGATCCAGGTGAGCCGGCCCTGGGCGCTCAGGGGCCCGGGCCATCGCGGCGCCTCTCGGACGGAGAGGCGGAGACCGTCCAGGGTCAGCCGACCCGCGGCAATCGATAGGTCGCCGGCCAGGGACACACCACGGACGGCGGTGGGTGCGCTTTCGGCCGCCGCCGACCGGATTTCAAGGAGGGCGCCCTCCACCTTGAGCCCCGAAACCGAAACCAGAAGCCAGGGGGGGATCGGGTTGGAGGGGGGCGATGCATCCTCCGGGGAGACTCGGGCGTGCGTCCACACCACGACCTTGAGCCCTTCCGCGGACGGGTTCTTGGCGGAAAAGACCCCCGCGAGGAGGGGCGTGGAGTGGAGGCGGACGCGCAGGCG is a window of Acidobacteriota bacterium DNA encoding:
- a CDS encoding translocation/assembly module TamB domain-containing protein, giving the protein MRRRWVRILVWGAVALLFLLFALGLVLRRTPLVDRYCERVLLKALARSGGTFTAEKRQGTLLSGLQLDGVKVVVPGRFEVTLRRLRVRLHSTPLLAGVFSAKNPSAEGLKVVVWTHARVSPEDASPPSNPIPPWLLVSVSGLKVEGALLEIRSAAAESAPTAVRGVSLAGDLSIAAGRLTLDGLRLSVREAPRWPGPLSAQGRLTWIPPDGLKGALRLRTPASSAFVTGSAADLATSLPELALNATVSPFALSEWPFWSPSAPDFRPTGNLSLSLKEGGWRWVSDLSEPALGVLRSKGSAHLSEGAWVLEGEVESPSFSLAPFWTTPPDRVANLSGSVRFQARLPETGETSWTAQAALGPSSVWGFPVSSANLQGRGGFSKADLEGTASSPLTGRGAFRLAWDGKEDLFRLGLSGDAAVLPEILGRLDLLPELPPPLRLPGDPLRAERLELTWRGESFHLEAEADDASGGAYSGTLSLSPEAPAAWWVTCRSVAPATWGLPGEGPWNFSARFEGASLERGRILLESSSSSWSGVSLGPFRSEVEVTDWEVFRLSPAESLTSLGSIGLKGSVGPAGRLDLEVRVREAPLGRWGNLWNVELAGMAEAEGTLQGEIEAPSVAGRIHLRPFSAWGFDAGSAEIRGVWGPGEKKVSADWRELARDGTVLGDGTLTFAEAGGVSRMNLRTGFGAGRAVQATAVGLLDGDHGDLRVDTLRMELEGRPFDLTAPGRVAWDSKSFRWEGIQLRRNQNSVATEGRFRYADAGLAAGLEARITAKHLPLRFLPFLPGPDTLTGFVTGELTWVGSLEDPDLQGELALLDLRLRIPDSDLFVLGGARMAAEGRNLRISESSLTTTEGGAATLEGGLEFRGLLVRDMSLRARGDDFPVVFGRDFSGTADFDVTLRGPLSRPVVEGTTRIVKGRIQLPELERMEPIPATIRFVNTPPGSPLAAASVPDELVGPLRGTLRIRSEGKLWATNRSLLAELAGELTLRMREDGEALEGSLDILQGRYVFQGLKFDLTESRIFFKGTTDWTPYLDLKARRESAGAVVTAHVTGPAGRPELGLSSSPPMEEGDILATLLFGRASEDLTAGENQKWGSAAAALAVQYQAGPLLDSVKKRLDLDAFQLGTDSSGAAQVGFSKFIGDRTVLEYRQTFGALPEGRLNLRYRINRHLSVQSESSTLGKSGLDLLWEQSY